The DNA sequence GAACCAGGTGTTCGCCTCGTCCGGAATGACGCGGGAGACCCCGGTCAGCACCTTGGAGGTACGGACCTCCCGGCCCAGGGTGGGCAGCGAGGTCTGGGCCACGAGGGAGCCGATCAGCCAGGCGACCAGCAGCATCGCCAGGACGTTCACCAGCGCGCCGCCGGTCGCGTCCAGGGCGCGCGCCGGTGACCAGGTGATGTGCCGCCGCAGCTTGTTCCCCAGGTGGGTGGTGGCGGCCTGGCCGACCGAGGCGCACACGATCACCAGGACGATCGCCACCACGGCACCGAAGGTGCCGGGGGATGTCTTGTCGGTGGTGCCGTCCCAGATGAGCGGCAGCAGATAGACCGCGATCAGACCACCCCCGATGAACCCCGTCACCGACAGCACGCCGACGACGAAGCCCTGGCGGTAGCCGACGACCGCGAACCATACGGCGGCGAGCAGCAGCAGGATGTCCAGCACATTCACCGCAACACCGTCTCACGCGCGCCAGTCGAGTGGGACGTGCCTGGCGCGGTCCCAGGGCCGCTCCCAGCCCGCGAAATGCAGCAGGCGATCGATCACTCCGGCGGTAAAACCCCAGACCAGAGCGCCTCCGACCAGGAAGGCGGGACCCCGGTGACCACTGGGGTGGACGGTCGTGGCCCGGTTCGCCGGATCCGTGAGATCCGCCACGGGAACGGTGAAGACCCGGGCCGTCTCGGCCGGGTCCACCGGCCCGACCGGACTGGGCCGGCGCCACCAGCCCAGCACCGGGGTGACGACGAAACCGCTCACCGGGATGTAGAGCCGCGGCAGCACCGCGAAGACCTGGACCCCCGAGGGGTCGAGCCCCGTCTCCTCCTCGGCCTCGCGCAGCGCCGCACGCAGCGGGCCCTCCCCGTCCGGATCCCCGTCCTCCGGGTCGAGGGCCCCGCCGGGGAAGGAGGGCTGGCCGGCGTGCGAGCGCAGCGAGCCGGAGCGCTCCATGAGCAGCAGCTCGGGGCCGGCCGGGCCCTCTCCGAAGAGCACCAGCACGGCGGAGGGGCGGCCGCCGCCCTGCGGGGGCGGCAGGAACCGGCTCAGCTGGCGCGGTTCGATCGTCTCGGCCACCCGCACCACCGGCCGCAGCCACTCGGGCAGCCCATGGGCGCTGATCTCCACGCCCCCGCCGTACGTGCTCGTCACTCGGCGGCTCCCAGGGGGGCGGCGGGACGGCCGGGGTAGTCGGACGGCGGACGCAGGCGCTGGCCCGGCTGGCCGCCCATCTCGTACTTCAGCAGCTTCTTCGCCTTGTCCGGGTCGGTCTCTCCCTCCCCGTACGCCGGGCAGAGCGGGGCGATCGGGCAGGCGCCGCACGCGGGCTTGCGGGCGTGGCAGACGCGACGGCCGTGGAAGATGATGCGGTGCGAGAGCATCGTCCACTCGCTCTTGGGGAAGAGCGCGGCGATCTCCGCCTCGACCTTCTCGGGGTCCTCCTGGGCGGTCCACTTCCAGCGCCGCACCAGCCGCCCGAAGTGGGTGTCCACGGTCAGGCCCGGCACCCCGAAGGCGTTGCCGAGCACCACATTGGCCGTCTTACGGCCGACACCGGGGAGGGTGACCAGGTCCTCCAGACGGCCCGGGACCTCGCCGCCGAAGCGGTCACGGAGGGCGGCGGACAGGCCCAGCAGCGATTTGGCCTTGGCGCGGAAGAAGCCCGTGGGCCGGATCAGCTGCTCCAGTGCCTCCGGGTCGGCGGCCGCCATGTCCTCGGGCGTCGGATAGGCGGCGAAGAGCGCGGGAGTGGTCTGGTTGACCCGCAGATCGGTGGTCTGGGCGGACAGGACCGTGGCCACCAGCAGCTGGAAGGAGTTCTCGAAGTCCAGCTCGGGATGGGCGTACGGATACACCTCGGCGAGCTCGCGGTTGATGCGCCGGGCGCGGCGGACGAGGGCGAGCCGGGACTCCGGTCGGGCGCCTTGCGAACTCTTGACCGATTTATGCGGTTTCGCCACTTCTGTCGATTCGGCGGATCCTTGTTCGCCCACAGCGGAATCACGCGATGCGGTCACCCGTCCGGCCCCCTTGCCCTGTGCTCTCACCGGCGTATTGGACACCCGGCCAGCCTAAGCCCAGCCACTGACATCCGCCCCGGCCGCCGCGAAGAGGCCCCCAATCGGACCCCTGCCGCACAGCCCGGCAGGCCAGTGCGTCAAACTTGTGATTGATCGCACTGTTTTACCGTCCGGCATCATGGGGACGTCGGTCCCCTGTGCATGTCGACAAGGAGAGACTCGTGGACGACGTTCTGCGGCGCGCCCCGCTCTTCGCGGC is a window from the Streptomyces luomodiensis genome containing:
- a CDS encoding NUDIX hydrolase; protein product: MTSTYGGGVEISAHGLPEWLRPVVRVAETIEPRQLSRFLPPPQGGGRPSAVLVLFGEGPAGPELLLMERSGSLRSHAGQPSFPGGALDPEDGDPDGEGPLRAALREAEEETGLDPSGVQVFAVLPRLYIPVSGFVVTPVLGWWRRPSPVGPVDPAETARVFTVPVADLTDPANRATTVHPSGHRGPAFLVGGALVWGFTAGVIDRLLHFAGWERPWDRARHVPLDWRA
- the nth gene encoding endonuclease III; this translates as MAKPHKSVKSSQGARPESRLALVRRARRINRELAEVYPYAHPELDFENSFQLLVATVLSAQTTDLRVNQTTPALFAAYPTPEDMAAADPEALEQLIRPTGFFRAKAKSLLGLSAALRDRFGGEVPGRLEDLVTLPGVGRKTANVVLGNAFGVPGLTVDTHFGRLVRRWKWTAQEDPEKVEAEIAALFPKSEWTMLSHRIIFHGRRVCHARKPACGACPIAPLCPAYGEGETDPDKAKKLLKYEMGGQPGQRLRPPSDYPGRPAAPLGAAE